The DNA window TGTCGAATGATGAATGTGAACTTTTTCACTGTAAACGCATTGACATTGATAGGTGCCTATTGTATGCTAATCAAGGGTATAAATGATAGGGTTTTCAAAGTTATTTTATATGAAAACTTTGCTATCATTAATCAATATTTTTCGACAATTCTCCACTCCACTATCATCTTTTAGATGAAGTAACATTTTCAAAGTCTACTAACAATCCATTCCCACGCAAAAGTGAGGAACGTGCGAATGCGTCAAAAGCAAAAACACCCTTTACAAGCGATCGCATTAATGTCTGGTATTACTTCGCAGCTAGTAGGTTCCATATTAATAGGAATCTTTTTGGGAAGATGGATTGACAGGACATTTAATACCGAACCACTATTTCTAATTATCGGCCTTCTACTAGGACTTGCGGCAGGTATTTATGCCATGCTCCGCTTGGTCAACCACTACTTATCAGGAGATTAAATGATGGAAAACTTATCTCAAATGTCTAAGAGATACTATAAGTACATATTTTTCCTGATGTCTATTTATGTTTTAGGCTGGGGCTTTACAGCTTATCAACCAATTTTCCTAGGGTTAATTCTTGGGACAACCTTAAGTTTGTATAATTTAATAGTTATGGTTCGAAAGAGTAATCGTTTTAGTAAGGCAGTGGAAGAAGGGAAAAGGGTTGGATCACTAGGAACGTTTTCAAGACTGGCGTCCGGTGCATTAGCCGTTTTAATTGTTTTAGAATTCCCTGATCATTTACACTTAGTTAGCACTGTATTGGGATTAATGACAATATACATTGTCATTATGATAGATTTCTTTTTGCAAAACTTACGTAAGTAGCTTGGAAGAGAGGTGAATACTGTTGGGTCACGGAGCTCCTACAATTGAGTTTTTAGGACTTTATTTTAACCTATCAAACATTTTAATGATTACAGTTGCAAGTATAATTGTATTCATAATTGCTGTTGCAGGAACTCGTACTTTAGCACTCCAACCTACAGGGATGCAAAACTTTGTAGAATGGATTATTGATTTTGTCAAAGGCATAATCTCAAGTACGATGGACTGGAAAACAGGAGGCCATTTTTTAACATTAGGATTGACATTGTTACTGTATATCTTTGTCTCAAATATGTTAGGGTTGCCGTTTGCAGTAATCATAGGTGAAGAACATAACTTATGGTGGAAATCACCAACTGCAGATCCTGTAATTACATTAACATTAGCAGCAATGGTCGTAGCATTAACACATTATTATGGTATCAAGATGAAAGGTGCCGCTGAATATGGGAAAGACTTTTTCAGACCCATGCCTTTCTTATTCCCACTAAAAATTGTTGAAGAGTTTGCAAACACTTTAACACTTGGTCTTCGTCTCTACGGGAATATTTTTGCGGGTGAAATTCTATTAGGGCTATTAGCTGGTTTAGCAACAAACGGCTATGCTCAAGGCGTTGCAAGTGGAATCATTGGTACGTTAGTAGCGGCATTGCCGATGCTAGTATGGCAAGGATTCAGTATCTTTATCGGTTCAATTCAAGCATTTATCTTTGTTATGTTAACAATGGTTTATATGGCACACAAAGTGAGTCACGACCATTAAAATAAATGCCTTGTCCAAAATGAAAGTTTTTGGACATCCAAACATTTTATCTATTTATTATTTATACAAATTAAAGGAGGAAATTAATAATGGGTGCATTAGCAGCAGCAATCGCAATTGGTTTAGCAGCACTAGGTGCAGGTTTTGGTAATGGAATGATCGTAAGTAAAACAGTTGAAGGGATTGCACGTCAACCAGAAGCACGTGGAGCTCTTCAAACTACAATGTTCATCGGGGTTGCATTAGTAGAGGCGATTCCTATCATCGCGGTAGTAGTTGCGTTCATGGTAATGGGACAATAATAATTTCTTGACTTATATTACTATTTCAAATAGTGGCGAAGTTGTCTCGGGTGAGAACCTTCGCCATTGCTTTATGTGATGAACTAAACAAAGCTTTAAATATATGTTGTAATGAGACGTTTGTCTCACTCTAGTGACTCTTGAAGGGAGTGAATCGAGCTGTGTTAACAAATATATTCGTTTTAGGAGCTGCTGCTGGCGGCGACTCATACTTGAATACTGGTGACATCATTTTTCAGTTGGTAATATTCTTAGTCTTGTTAGCATTGCTTCGTAAGTTTGCATGGGGTCCTATTATGGGCATCATGAAACAACGTGAAGAGCATATTGCAAATGAGATTAAAACTGCAGAGCAAAATCATGTAGAAGCAAAGAAACTTGCTGCAGAGCAACGCGAAATGATGAAACAATCACGTCAAGAAGCTTCTGAGCTAATTGAAAATGCTAGAAAATTAGGTGAAGAGCAGAAGAATGATATCATCCAAACTGCTCGTACTGAGGCAGAACGTTTAAAAGAATCTGCGAAGAAAGAAATCGAACAAGAAAAAGAGCGCGCAGTTTTAGCTTTACGTGAGCAAGTTGCTTCATTATCTGTATTAGTAGCTTCAAAAGTGATTGAGAAAGAACTAAATGAACAAGACCAAGAGAAGCTAATTAATGAGTACATTAAAGAGGTAGGAGAAGGGCGATGAGCATAGGAATCGTAGCAAAACGATACGCAGTAGCTCTTTTTCAAATAGCGAACGAACAAAATGCTTTAAATCAGTTTGAAGGTGAACTTCGTACGGTGAAACAAGTATTCTCTGAAAACACAGAGCTATTCGCTATTTTACAAAATCCTAAATTAGCTTTAGAACGTAAAAAAAGCATGATTAATGATGCTTTTACAGGTCTTTCAACACCTGTACTTAACACATTAATGATTTTATTAGACCGTCATCGCATTAACATTGTGATTAATATGGTTGAAGACTTTATCAAAATAGCTAACGAAGCTCGCGGCATTGAAGACGCGAAGGTGTACTCTGTTCGTCCTCTAACTGAAGATGAAAAGAATGCAATTTCTTCTTCTTTCGCAGTGAAAGTTGGCAAAAGTGCTTTACGCATTGAAAATATCGTAGACAAAGCTCTAATTGGAGGCGTAAAGCTTCGAATTGGAAATCGTATATATGATGGTAGTGTAAGTGGAAAATTAGCACGCTTAGAGCGTGAACTTATTGCGAAAAGATCGTAGATAGGGGTGAAATTCATGAGCATCAAAGCTGAAGAAATTAGTGCGCTGATTAAAAAGCAAATCGAAAATTATCAGTCTGAAATTAAAGTGAGTGATGTGGGTACGGTTATCCAAGTAGGTGACGGTATTGCGCGTGCTCATGGCCTCGACAATGTCATGGCTGGAGAACTTGTTGAATTTTCGAACGGTGTCATGGGAATGGCACAAAACTTAGAAGCAAACAACGTAGGTATCGTAATACTTGGACCTTTCACTGACATTCGTGAAGGTGACGAGGTTCGTCGTACAGGCCGTATCATGGAGGTTCCTGTAGGTGAAGCATTAATCGGACGTGTAGTTAACCCACTTGGTCAACCAGTAGATGGATTAGGTCCAATTGAAACAACTAAAACTCGTCCAATCGAAAGCCCAGCACCAGGAGTAATGGACCGTAAATCAGTACATGAGCCATTACAAACTGGTATTAAAGCGATCGACTCATTAATTCCAATCGGTCGTGGTCAACGTGAGTTAATCATCGGTGACCGTCAAACTGGTAAAACAGCAGTTGCGATTGATACAATCCTTAACCAAAAGAATGAGGATATGATTTGTATCTATGTTGCAATTGGACAAAAAGAATCAACGGTACGTGGAGTTGTAGAAACTTTACGTAAAAACGGTGCATTAGATTACACAATCGTTGTAACAGCTTCTGCATCACAACCTGCTCCATTATTATTCTTAGCTCCTTATGCTGGGGTAACAATGGGTGAGGAATTCATGTACAACGGTAAGCACGTTTTAGTTATCTATGATGACTTAACAAAACAAGCGTCTGCATACCGTGAACTTTCATTACTACTTCGCCGTCCTCCAGGTCGTGAAGCATATCCAGGGGATGTATTCTACCTACACAGTCGCTTACTTGAGCGTGCAGCTAAATTAAGTGATGCAAAAGGTGGCGGATCATTAACAGCTTTACCGTTTATTGAAACACAAGCTGGTGACGTATCTGCATATATTCCTACAAACGTTATCTCGATCACTGACGGACAAATTTTCTTACAATCAGATCTTTTCTTCTCAGGTGTACGTCCTGCAGTAAACGCAGGTTTATCGGTATCACGTGTAGGAGGATCTGCTCAAATTAACGCAATGAAAAAGGTATCTGGTACATTACGTCTTGACTTAGCTTCTTACCGTGAGTTAGAAGCATTCGCTCAATTCGGTTCAGACCTAGACAAAGCGACTCAAGCAAAACTTAACCGTGGTGCACGTACTGTAGAAGTACTAAAACAAGGATTAAACAAGCCTATTGCAGTTGAAAAGCAAGTTTCGATTCTTTATGCACTTACACGCGGATTCTTAGATGAAATTCCTGTAGAAGATATCACTCGTTTTGAGTCAGAATTCTATATGTGGTTAGAGCATAACCGCAAAGAAATTCTTACTACAATCAAATCAACTGGAAAACTTCCAGAAGATGCTGATATGCAAGCAGCAATCAACGACTTTAAGAAAACATTTGCTGTTACAGAATAATAAAACCTCTAATCGGCGAACGGCGTTTCGCCGATTAGCATGAACATATAGTAAAATTAACTCGGTTATTCCCATAATCGAATGACTTTTTGAGAAAAAGGTGGTGAGAACCTTTGGCATCATTACGTGATATAAAAAATAGAATTACCTCTACTAAGAAAACTAGCCAGATCACTAAGGCGATGGAAATGGTATCTGCATCTAAATTCAGCCGTGCTGAGCAAAATGCAAAAGCATTCGTCCCTTATATGGAAAAGATTCAAGAGGTAGTAGCTAGTATCGCACTTGGAAGCACAGATGTTAGTCACCCAATGTTAGTCAAACGACCAGTGAAAAGAACAGGTTATTTGGTTATTACATCAGACCGTGGTTTAGCAGGTGCGTATAACAGTAATATACTTCGTGCAGCTTATCAAACCATTCAGAAGCGCCATAAAAGCACAGATGAGTATTCAATCATTGCGATTGGGCGTGTCGGACGTGACTTCTTCAGAAAACGTGGAGCGCACGTTATTTTAGACATCGCTGGTTTAGGAGATCAACCTTCTTTCGCTGATATTAAGGATATTGCGAACAAAGCGGTTAGCATGTTTGCTGATGAAACATTTGATGAGATCTACTTATATTACAATCATTTCATTAGTGCGATTCAACATGAAGTAACAGAGAAAAAGCTTTTACCATTAACAAACATTAACACTGAGAAACAGCTAACTTCTTATGAATTTGAGCCATCACAAGGCGAAATTCTTGAAGTATTACTTCCTCAGTATGCTGAAAGTCTCATCTACGGCGCACTTTTAGATGGAAAAGCAAGTGAGCACGCTGCTCGTATGACAGCGATGAAAAATGCAACTGATAATGCGAAAGAGCTTATCAACTCACTTACTCTTTCTTATAACCGTGCACGTCAGGCTGCAATCACGCAAGAAATTACCGAGATTGTTGGTGGAGCTGCGGCATTAGAATAAAAAATTCTTTTCGAAAAGCAAGTTAGGAGGGAAAACGATGACAAAAGGACGCGTTACCCAAATCATGGGTCCGGTTGTAGACGTAACGTTTGATAGCGGACATCTTCCTGAAATTTACAACGCCCTTGTGATTAATCATAAAGCACGCAACGAAAACGAAGTTGATATTAACTTAACTCTTGAAGTTGCAATTCATCTTGGTGATGACACAGTTCGTACTGTAGCGATGTCATCTACAGATGGTCTAGTACGTAACATTGAGGTTACGGACACTGGTGCTCCGATTTCAGTTCCAGTTGGTGATGTAACTTTAGGTCGTGTATTTAACGTACTAGGTGAAAATATTGACTTAGATGAGGAAATTCCTGCAGGAGTACGTCGTGACTCTATCCACAGAGAGGCTCCAACATTTGATCAACTTTCTACAGACGTAGAAATTCTTGAAACTGGTATCAAAGTAGTAGACCTTCTTGCACCTTATATCAAAGGTGGAAAAATCGGTCTATTCGGTGGTGCGGGTGTAGGTAAAACGGTTCTTATCCAAGAACTTATCAATAACATCGCTCAAGAGCACGGTGGTATCTCTGTATTCGCTGGTGTAGGTGAGCGTACTCGTGAAGGTAATGACCTTTATCATGAAATGACTGATTCAGGCGTTATCAAGAAAACAGCAATGGTATTCGGACAGATGAATGAGCCACCAGGAGCACGTATGCGTGTTGCTCTTACTGGTCTTACAATGGCAGAATACTTCCGTGATGAGCAAGGACAAGACGTGTTATTCTTCATCGATAACATCTTCCGTTTCACACAAGCAGGTTCTGAGGTTTCAGCGCTATTAGGTCGTATGCCATCAGCGGTAGGTTACCAACCTACACTTGCAACTGAGATGGGGCGTCTTCAAGAGCGTATCACATCAACTAACGTTGGTTCTGTTACATCTATCCAAGCAATCTACGTTCCAGCCGATGACTATACTGACCCGGCTCCAGCAACAACGTTTGCTCACTTAGATGCAACAACAAACCTTGAGCGTAAGCTTTCAGAGATGGGTATCTACCCTGCGGTGGATCCATTAGCGTCTACATCTCGTGCGCTATCTCCTGAGATCGTTGGTGAAGAGCACTATAATGTAGCTCGTTCAGTACAACAAACGCTTCAACGTTATAAAGAGTTACAAGATATTATCGCTATTCTAGGTATGGATGAGCTTTCAGAAGAGGATAAATTAACGGTACAACGTGCACGTCGTATCCAATTCTTCTTATCTCAAAACTTCCATGTAGCAGAACAGTTTACGGGACAAAAAGGTTCTTACGTACCTGTTAAAGAAACAGTTAAAGGCTTTAAAGAAATCCTTGACGGTAAATATGACGACCTTCCAGAGGACGCATTCCGTTTAGTAGGACGTATTGAAGAAGTAGTTGAAAAAGCTGCTCAAATGGCTTAATAAACGGACGTAGGAGGGTTTATAATGAAGACAGTAAAAGTCAATGTCGTTACCCCTGATGGCCCAGTTTATGAAGCTGACGTAGAAATGGTAAGTGCTAAAGCTCAAAATGGTGAGCTTGGTATCCTACCAGGACACATTCCTATGGTTGCTCCACTTCAAGTTGGTGCAGTCCGATTTAAAAATGGAAGCAACACTGATCTTGTGGCTGTTAGTGGAGGCTTTCTAGAAGTACGTCCTGACCAAGTGACGATCTTAGCACAAGCTGCTGAAACGCCTGCTCGCATCGATGTCGAGCGCGCTAAATCAGCAAAAATGCGTGCAGAACAACGCTTGCAAGCGAAACAAGACAATGTTGATTTTAAACGTGCTGAGCTCGCTTTAAAACGTGCCATCAACCGCTTAAATGTAACAGAAAACAGATACTAATCGTATCTTCAACTTTTACAACCCCCATCGTGAGCCTTAGACGCTTCCGGTGGGGGTTTTTACTTTGTAGTGGGAATTGTGTCTTGTGGGGCCTGACCCCCGGTGCGGTGAAGTGTCGAAGTGTTTGGTAATTCGTAAGTGTATTTATGTCAAATTTAAGTAAATTTGACTTTTGGTTAAGTATTTATGAGAATTTGTTAAGTATATAAGGGAAAATGTTAAGTAAATCTAGATTAAAGTTAAGTAAATCGTGTTAAGGGTTAAGTATTTCAAATAATTAGAAATTTAAACTAAAGAAACTCCACGGAAATTAAGTCTCTACACTAGGTATTACATAAAAATATCCCTTTTTCCCTCAATCCGATACTTTTAATTAGGTTTTTACTACCAAAACTATATATAATAGGTAATACCAATTCTTACTTTTGCACGGAGTGATATCATGAACCCAATTTCACCATTAGTTTTTGACCTTTCTATCGGCAGACAAAAGCCGGAGAGTATTCGGAATCGATCTGCAGCTTGTCCCTTTTGTGATAGAGATAATTTAGAGAAAATCCTAGCAGAAGAGGGCTCAATCATTCTTCTAATGAACAAATACCCTACGCTAGAAAATACGTTTCAGACAGTATTGATTGAAACTGATAACTGTGAAGATGAATTCTCTACCTACTCTAAAGAGCATATAGAGAAGTTGCTACGCTTTGCTATCAAGCATTGGTACGAGATGATTGATAGTGGTAAGTATAAGTCTGTCTTACTCTTTAAAAACTATGGTCCGTTTTCTGGGGGGTCAATCCATCATGCCCATATGCAAATTGTTGGATTAGAAGAACAGGATTACACGGAGCATGTCTCTTTAAATCAATTTGAAGGGATAGAGATTCACAAGAAAAATTCTGTAGAGTTTAATATCTCAACGAAACCAAGGATGGGGTTCTTTGAATTCAATATATGTATGGAGGACCTTGAGGATTTATCGATACTGACGCACTATTTACAGACTGCAACCCATTACGTTTTACATCACTTCAGTGCGAACTGTAATAGTTATAATATTTTCTTTTATAATATTGAAGAAAAAATCTATGTGAAGGTGATTCCTAGGTTTGCAACATCACCTTTGTTTGTTGGGTATTCAATCCCCCAGGTTGCGCGAAACATTGATGAAGTTGCTGAGAAGGTACGTAACATTTATTTTAATAAGTAATGCAAAAAAGAACTCACACATGGAGTTCTTTTTTTCTTAGCGTCCTGATTGAAATTCATAATTGCGAACAACCATACCTTTAGCCTTTTTCATTCCGAATTTCTCATAATAGGGTTGAAGTTCATCATCACAAATAAGATCGATCATATAGTGATCTTGTAACTCCTCAAACATACGCCTAACTAATTCCTTACCAATCCCTTTATTTTTATAGGCTGGCAATACCTCTAAAAGTGGTATATAAGCAGAGAGCACTCCATCACTTATTGCCGTAATAAATCCTACTACTTGTTTATCATCAA is part of the Cytobacillus luteolus genome and encodes:
- a CDS encoding DUF4931 domain-containing protein gives rise to the protein MNPISPLVFDLSIGRQKPESIRNRSAACPFCDRDNLEKILAEEGSIILLMNKYPTLENTFQTVLIETDNCEDEFSTYSKEHIEKLLRFAIKHWYEMIDSGKYKSVLLFKNYGPFSGGSIHHAHMQIVGLEEQDYTEHVSLNQFEGIEIHKKNSVEFNISTKPRMGFFEFNICMEDLEDLSILTHYLQTATHYVLHHFSANCNSYNIFFYNIEEKIYVKVIPRFATSPLFVGYSIPQVARNIDEVAEKVRNIYFNK
- a CDS encoding GNAT family N-acetyltransferase, with the protein product MIYTTSLDSISSEMLTGFFDGWPNPPSQEKHFQLLKNSYKVVLALDDKQVVGFITAISDGVLSAYIPLLEVLPAYKNKGIGKELVRRMFEELQDHYMIDLICDDELQPYYEKFGMKKAKGMVVRNYEFQSGR
- a CDS encoding F0F1 ATP synthase subunit gamma produces the protein MASLRDIKNRITSTKKTSQITKAMEMVSASKFSRAEQNAKAFVPYMEKIQEVVASIALGSTDVSHPMLVKRPVKRTGYLVITSDRGLAGAYNSNILRAAYQTIQKRHKSTDEYSIIAIGRVGRDFFRKRGAHVILDIAGLGDQPSFADIKDIANKAVSMFADETFDEIYLYYNHFISAIQHEVTEKKLLPLTNINTEKQLTSYEFEPSQGEILEVLLPQYAESLIYGALLDGKASEHAARMTAMKNATDNAKELINSLTLSYNRARQAAITQEITEIVGGAAALE
- a CDS encoding ATP synthase subunit I, which produces MENLSQMSKRYYKYIFFLMSIYVLGWGFTAYQPIFLGLILGTTLSLYNLIVMVRKSNRFSKAVEEGKRVGSLGTFSRLASGALAVLIVLEFPDHLHLVSTVLGLMTIYIVIMIDFFLQNLRK
- a CDS encoding F0F1 ATP synthase subunit epsilon, producing MKTVKVNVVTPDGPVYEADVEMVSAKAQNGELGILPGHIPMVAPLQVGAVRFKNGSNTDLVAVSGGFLEVRPDQVTILAQAAETPARIDVERAKSAKMRAEQRLQAKQDNVDFKRAELALKRAINRLNVTENRY
- a CDS encoding F0F1 ATP synthase subunit delta, with amino-acid sequence MSIGIVAKRYAVALFQIANEQNALNQFEGELRTVKQVFSENTELFAILQNPKLALERKKSMINDAFTGLSTPVLNTLMILLDRHRINIVINMVEDFIKIANEARGIEDAKVYSVRPLTEDEKNAISSSFAVKVGKSALRIENIVDKALIGGVKLRIGNRIYDGSVSGKLARLERELIAKRS
- the atpE gene encoding F0F1 ATP synthase subunit C; its protein translation is MGALAAAIAIGLAALGAGFGNGMIVSKTVEGIARQPEARGALQTTMFIGVALVEAIPIIAVVVAFMVMGQ
- the atpA gene encoding F0F1 ATP synthase subunit alpha → MSIKAEEISALIKKQIENYQSEIKVSDVGTVIQVGDGIARAHGLDNVMAGELVEFSNGVMGMAQNLEANNVGIVILGPFTDIREGDEVRRTGRIMEVPVGEALIGRVVNPLGQPVDGLGPIETTKTRPIESPAPGVMDRKSVHEPLQTGIKAIDSLIPIGRGQRELIIGDRQTGKTAVAIDTILNQKNEDMICIYVAIGQKESTVRGVVETLRKNGALDYTIVVTASASQPAPLLFLAPYAGVTMGEEFMYNGKHVLVIYDDLTKQASAYRELSLLLRRPPGREAYPGDVFYLHSRLLERAAKLSDAKGGGSLTALPFIETQAGDVSAYIPTNVISITDGQIFLQSDLFFSGVRPAVNAGLSVSRVGGSAQINAMKKVSGTLRLDLASYRELEAFAQFGSDLDKATQAKLNRGARTVEVLKQGLNKPIAVEKQVSILYALTRGFLDEIPVEDITRFESEFYMWLEHNRKEILTTIKSTGKLPEDADMQAAINDFKKTFAVTE
- the atpD gene encoding F0F1 ATP synthase subunit beta; protein product: MTKGRVTQIMGPVVDVTFDSGHLPEIYNALVINHKARNENEVDINLTLEVAIHLGDDTVRTVAMSSTDGLVRNIEVTDTGAPISVPVGDVTLGRVFNVLGENIDLDEEIPAGVRRDSIHREAPTFDQLSTDVEILETGIKVVDLLAPYIKGGKIGLFGGAGVGKTVLIQELINNIAQEHGGISVFAGVGERTREGNDLYHEMTDSGVIKKTAMVFGQMNEPPGARMRVALTGLTMAEYFRDEQGQDVLFFIDNIFRFTQAGSEVSALLGRMPSAVGYQPTLATEMGRLQERITSTNVGSVTSIQAIYVPADDYTDPAPATTFAHLDATTNLERKLSEMGIYPAVDPLASTSRALSPEIVGEEHYNVARSVQQTLQRYKELQDIIAILGMDELSEEDKLTVQRARRIQFFLSQNFHVAEQFTGQKGSYVPVKETVKGFKEILDGKYDDLPEDAFRLVGRIEEVVEKAAQMA
- the atpF gene encoding F0F1 ATP synthase subunit B, whose product is MLTNIFVLGAAAGGDSYLNTGDIIFQLVIFLVLLALLRKFAWGPIMGIMKQREEHIANEIKTAEQNHVEAKKLAAEQREMMKQSRQEASELIENARKLGEEQKNDIIQTARTEAERLKESAKKEIEQEKERAVLALREQVASLSVLVASKVIEKELNEQDQEKLINEYIKEVGEGR
- the atpB gene encoding F0F1 ATP synthase subunit A, whose amino-acid sequence is MGHGAPTIEFLGLYFNLSNILMITVASIIVFIIAVAGTRTLALQPTGMQNFVEWIIDFVKGIISSTMDWKTGGHFLTLGLTLLLYIFVSNMLGLPFAVIIGEEHNLWWKSPTADPVITLTLAAMVVALTHYYGIKMKGAAEYGKDFFRPMPFLFPLKIVEEFANTLTLGLRLYGNIFAGEILLGLLAGLATNGYAQGVASGIIGTLVAALPMLVWQGFSIFIGSIQAFIFVMLTMVYMAHKVSHDH
- a CDS encoding AtpZ/AtpI family protein — its product is MRQKQKHPLQAIALMSGITSQLVGSILIGIFLGRWIDRTFNTEPLFLIIGLLLGLAAGIYAMLRLVNHYLSGD